The Hevea brasiliensis isolate MT/VB/25A 57/8 chromosome 9, ASM3005281v1, whole genome shotgun sequence nucleotide sequence GACAAGCTTAAATTGTCTGATGCTATTAGCAGCAGGCATTTCCATCGCCTAAGCTTGACACCAAATCTGGGAAAAACTTGCCAGTGGAAGAAACGTCTGTGCTAGTAAAAATGTTCAATTAAAAAACACAATTATGTTCAAGGTGATGTACAAAAGACATTTTCACCTTTTCAATTTGTCATCTCTTAAGAATTTCTTTCTTCCATGATTTCTTTTTTTGGTTCTTCATGTGTACATAAGAGTTGAATGAACTACAACACTGTATGATTAGCTTGTTAGTTGCTGCTCAATCCTATTAATCTTTTCTCTGAATCAAAAATAAGAAACTCAAACAAAGTGCTCCGTTGGGTATTCATGCTCATATCCGTTGTAGTCATAATATAATCGCTCTCCCTTCTTTATATCTCTATTTGCAATCAACAAAACTCGACAACCTCCATTAACATTGAATCTCACACATTTAAGGTTCTGTTTCTTTTTTCCATCCCTGCATCAAAAGGAGTTCATATAAGATCAGACCAAAGTAAAAAAACCATTTTTCTATACAGTTTATGAAGTTAAAAAGGGAAATGCAGGACTTTAATTGTCCATAGAAGAAATGCCTCTAGCATTAGGATGTCCTATACAAAACTATACAAGCATATAACAAAACCTTTTTGTTCACGAATTTAAATCAATTGTTATTTGCTTTACTCAACAGTTTTTCCATGAAAAGGAAAGTGCATTGATTGCGAAAATGAGGTGGGTAATCATAATTTGTTTTCATACTCATCGATGTGATGACCATTCActcataaatatatgtatatatataaaatcaatgGTAAGCACAACAGACTGATGTAATGCTTTAACCATACTGGGCATTAAACATTAGTCAATTCACATAATGAACCTATATAGATATTTTGCTGCTTAACCATCCAATTTCAACAGCTAATCCGCATTTTTCCAAACCATTGGATTTCTTTGGCATGAAGTAATTTTTTGaaggtaaaaataaaaatttaatgttgaGGATGTACTCACGGTGAATGATTGTTGATTCCATTGATAAAGCGAGCTATGTTTCCATGTTTATCTGGACATATGACAAGGCTTTGTGCAGGATTAGCAGCACAAAGCAATGTCATCATGCTATCCCCATCATCATTTTCCCGGCTTTTCAAGTAATCAACATCTCCAACATACTCTGTGATGATTGTTAAATCTTTAATAAACTTATCTGCCGCTACAGTGAACCTGTTACAATGACAGATATACTAAGCAAGTGATCCAAATTTATAAATCACCATCAGGGGAAAAGGACAATCTTAAAAACAGACACCATAAGCACATACCCTTCCTGTGGATCAAAAACTACCATGAGCGGTGGACACTCTCCTCTATCCATCATGCTTTTGCACAAATTTAAGGTTTCAATGTCTTCTTTTGTCAAGACCTACAATGCAATAATACTAAAATTAACAGAATCCAAGACAAATCACCCAATGACAACCTAACCATAACTACGATTAAATTCTAAGAACAAAAAAACATATGCATACCATTCAATTCAGTCTAAGCTTCACAAAAACAAATAAATAGCAATATAAAAAATTACTATTAAGAACTCTATAGCATGTGTTTATGCACCATGGAAACACAGAATTCAGGTCAGCCAAACCAACAGGTAAATAGATGCAAGTAATGCCACATTTGACCCAATTGCTGTAAAGGTCTAGATATATCAACAAGCAGATCATTCCCATTAATTTCATAACAGGTTTTCCAAGTGTTCAATCCAGATGCATACAAGATGATCTAGCCGGAAACTCAACAATTGTATTTCCTAGTATCGCTAAATTCACTTGACTAGTTATTGAATATAGCTACTCAGTTTACCTGCATTCCCCCCTTCTCAAGATCTGGACGATTGGCAGACCTGGGTGCCATGCCCGGCTGATAAGTGAGTTCATTGCTAAATTCTGTTCCTGAAGCTGTCAATGCTGTTGCAAGTGATCTCATTTGCTCTAATCTCCTTTCAGGATCTTCACTTGGATTGAAAGGCAataactttcttttctttttcgacATGACTAAGCTGCTAGACCGCTTTCTTTTCTTCAGGCTATCTAAAaacataagaaaaaaattttacaaTTAATATCAACTAATTAACCAAACTAATAGATTGAAATTCTGAAGCTGGAATCATTTCTAAGATGGAAGTGGATGATACCATGACTTAGCTTCCCAGTCGATTCTGGGGACCTTTGAATGCGAAAGAAATCAATGATTTTGGTTTGAACGAGAGGGAAGGCTGCATATCACCAAAGATACCCAATTATTAATTTGGAAATTGAGACCCAACATAATACAAATTAACAGAAAATTTCATTTAGATTGGCAAAAACGTAAGGGTTTGATAAGAACAACCGATAATGACTACCCCATCTCAAATCCCTAAAAGCCCATAAATCGAATATCAACATGTAATCAAATTAGTAACCAAATGATTGAAAACAAGAAAATCGGAGAAATCTGAGAGGGAATGGAAAGGCTTGAACATACACTTGGGTTTTTTGCAGTCGGAGCAAGAAGGACAAAACCAAGACCCTTTGGGCACGGAAACGAGTATGGGTCTTAAGCAAAAGAGATGATACCCTCTGTCACATTTGTCACAAAGAAGCAGTTCAGCCGGAGAATGGCCGGAACCACATTCCATGCAGCAAACGTCGTCGTATTCGGTGGCATGATCTGCATATAGAGAGCGAGAGAGAGGGTTTGGAGCTTGAGTTCTGCGCCTAAGTGCCATTACCGTTGTGGTTTTGGTTTTTGCTGAAGAAGACATTGGATTGGTGTGCAGATGAAGAGGGAAGCGAAGGGTAAGCGTTAGTTTTAAGTACGACCAATGGAGATGGAGGCAAAGAGGATCCTTTTGGCGCGTTATTTTGGTTTCGCGGGAAGCGCTCCTTCGCGCCATTGTTTTCATTCGGAGGCTGGAGCTCTTTCATTTTAGGGGAAATTACTGTTTAGCACATCCGTTTTAACAAGTTAATTGTTTAgtttttctattttaaaaaaCACATCCAtccatttttatatttttaattattttttaaattaaatttttttattaatcaatatatttaaatgagaaaaattattattacttATCTATACCATATATAAAAGCCACAAGAGAGACAAacattaattttgttaaaaatggcatttattttttaaatcaattataattatatttttattatttaaattaattttaatatttttataaattcaaaatttttaatctatttacacttaacttcaattaaatataaaattttataaaaataattaattaaaataaaaattaataaataaaaaatacaattaatttataaaaaattgcaataaaaatacataaaaaaatatgTAAGTAATGCATGgaaaaacatgaaatttaaacgTTATATGGGCTCAAAATTGAGAGTTGTTCAACtcgtggatttttttttttttgccttaaaTGAGAGAATACACGCACACAAAGTTTAGTGACAAGGATAAACAACTGCCAAAACTCATGGATGTTGGTGGTAGTAATATTTGAAAATTCTCTCTCTCCCTTTGGAGAGAGAATTTCCTCTCCCCTGCTTCTTAGTTTTTCTCAATTCTAGTCAAGGGTTAGGGCCTCTTGTAGGTCTCTCTTGCACTTTTCAAGTAAGGAGACTCTCATCTTCCACCCTGGACTGTGGATTCACCCTCCCTACCTCTAAGCGGGGGTGTAAATAGCTTTTGAAAGCATTGGTTCTTTGGTTTTTGCAGGTTTGTGTTAATGGAGTGAGTGCTAAGCTTTTCACTTTGAGTTGTTGAATTATATAAGCAGAGACATAGCCACATTTGTAGCTTCTGATTTATTCAGAGTTTCTCAAATGTCATCAATAATAGTATCTGCAAGGCCCTTAACCAATAGTGGCTAGCCCTTAAGGCTAAATAGAAAACCAGTGAGCTCTACTGATCATCCCCTAGTGAAAAAACACTTTTTCATCTATGTTTTTTGAATCCTAAGCCCATTGATGGTTAGTTAGACAAGTTCTTCTCTTACTTCACTTCCGAAAGACATGCAAGTTGCCATCTTGATACTTTGGCCTTTAGTTTGTTGCATTCTCTCACCAATGCTTCAGCACCCTCAAAGGTCTATTGATGGCACTCCAAGGCAGtgataggttttttttttttcttcttgtt carries:
- the LOC110650981 gene encoding histone-lysine N-methyltransferase ATXR6, yielding MKTMARRSASRETKITRQKDPLCLHLHWSYLKLTLTLRFPLHLHTNPMSSSAKTKTTTVMALRRRTQAPNPLSRSLYADHATEYDDVCCMECGSGHSPAELLLCDKCDRGYHLFCLRPILVSVPKGSWFCPSCSDCKKPKSFPLVQTKIIDFFRIQRSPESTGKLSHDSLKKRKRSSSLVMSKKKRKLLPFNPSEDPERRLEQMRSLATALTASGTEFSNELTYQPGMAPRSANRPDLEKGGMQVLTKEDIETLNLCKSMMDRGECPPLMVVFDPQEGFTVAADKFIKDLTIITEYVGDVDYLKSRENDDGDSMMTLLCAANPAQSLVICPDKHGNIARFINGINNHSPDGKKKQNLKCVRFNVNGGCRVLLIANRDIKKGERLYYDYNGYEHEYPTEHFV